In one window of Microplitis demolitor isolate Queensland-Clemson2020A chromosome 4, iyMicDemo2.1a, whole genome shotgun sequence DNA:
- the LOC103580807 gene encoding abl interactor 2, producing MAELAALLRQDIPEGRSNLADSHTNLERVAEYCEANYFQAENKRIALEETKNFTTQSLASVAYQINTLAYNFLQLLDLQTSQLNEMESQMNHIAQTVMIHKEKVARREIGVLTANKMTTRQYKIIAPANPEKPIKYVRKSIDYTTLDEIGHGVRSGGTPRSKQRGSSQGSVQSLGGTSTNSGITAAMVGPAPTTKPPTPPQVARTGTLSKGSREYRTPPAVAPPQVPSHYAPNYPLGHPRRERGPGYSTLPLHAHTTTLAHNNSNLNNSVNSVHSAPPQVGTVHPLQSHPQIPPPAPPSVTGSYIQELHMPPPPSPLVVGGDLGEFTGHHTLPHRLSHQLSRGSGASSPPLPPPPPPEQEEHPQFGRPPQSSAIMPIVPDEDDLPGWVPKNYIEKVVAIYDYYADKEDELSFQESCVIYVLKKNDDGWWEGVMDGITGLFPGNYVEPCV from the exons atggctGAATTAGCGGCATTACTCCGTCAAGATATACCGGAGGGTCGTAGTAATTTAGCCGACAGTCACACAAACCTTGAGCGAGTCGCCGAGTACTGTGAAGCGAATTATTTTCAAGCTGAAAACAAGCGAATAGCATTAgaagaaactaaaaattttacaactcAATCACTTGCCAGCGTTGCGTATCAGATCAATACTCTCGCGTATAATTTTCTCCAACTGCTGGATCTTCAGACTTCTCAACTAAATGAAATGGAAAGTCAGATGAACCATATTGCCCAGACGGTAATGATACACAAAGAGAAAGTTGCTCGTCGTGAGATCGGAGTTCTTACGGCAAATAAAATGACAACAAGACAATACAAAATAATCGCACCCGCAAATCCGgaaaaaccaataaaatatgtaCGTAAAAGCATTGACTATACAACTTTAGATGAAATTGGTCATGGAGTGAGAAGCGGAGGTACTCCGAGAAGTAAACAGCGAGGTAGTAGTCAGGGAAGTGTTCAAAGTTTGGGCGGTACTTCAACAAATTCAGGAATCACTGCAGCGATGGTTGGTCCGGCTCCTACAACCAAACCTCCGACTCCGCCGCAAGTCGCGAGAACTGGAACGCTGAGCAAGGGATCAAGAGAATATAGAACTCCGCCAGCAGTTGCTCCGCCACAAGTACCGAGTCATTATGCGCCCAATTATCCTCTGGGACATCCGAGACGGGAACGAGGCCCTGGTTACAGTACTCTGCCTCTTCATGCTCACACCACTACGCTGGCTCACAATAATTCTAATCTTAATAATAGCGTTAATAGTGTACACTCTGCGCCTCCACAAGTCGGTACGGTACATCCGTTACAGAGCCACCCGCAGATACCACCTCCTGCGCCTCCTAGTGTCACTGGGTCTTATATACAGGAGCTTCATATGCCAC cACCACCGTCACCACTGGTCGTTGGCGGAGACCTAGGCGAATTTACAGGTCACCACACATTACCACACCGTCTCTCACACCAATTAAGCCGTGGTAGCGGTGCCAGTAGTCCTCCCTTGCCACCACCACCCCCACCAGAACAAGAGGAGCACCCGCAGTTTGGACGTCCGCCCCAATCTAGCGCCATAATGCCAATCGTACCCGACGAAGATGATCTTCCTGGCTGGGTTCCCAAAAATTACATTGAGAAAG TGGTAgcaatttatgattattacgCCGATAAAGAAGATGAATTAAGCTTTCAAGAAAGTTGCGTTATTTATgtattgaagaaaaatgatGATGGATGGTGGGAAGGTGTCATGGATGGTATTACTGGACTATTTCCAGGCAATTATGTTGAACCttgtgtttaa